The Meriones unguiculatus strain TT.TT164.6M chromosome 16, Bangor_MerUng_6.1, whole genome shotgun sequence genomic sequence TTGCTCCCCTGACTAGCTTTATTTCCTGAAGCTGCTCAAAGAGGTGATTAATTTGAGTTTTGCCTACCAAATGGAGCCTGTGAACTCTAAAGTAAGATGATAGCAAATAAAGAGAGgcttcagaaaagggagaaagaatggATCAGAGAAGAAACACATTGAGAGGGGAGAGAAACAAATTGGAGGGGGAAAAAGATAAAGGATTTAGAGGGGAAACAGGACAAGAAATGCCCTTGACTTGAAATAGGATTTTTCTTTTCCGAATGCGGATCAAATTCTGGTTCGTCTGGGAAGGAAATGTCCGCCCCAGCAAGAATGGGAAATGGAGAAGTATGAaaaggctgggcgtggtggctacctgatgtaatcccagtgctctggaagctgaggcaagaggatcgaGGTGAATTGCAGACTGCTTTGGAACATAGTGACTTTAGGCCTTCCAGGGATATAATTGAAACCTAAAATAAAAgtgagagagaggacagagccaCCCAAGCCAGTGCACTGGAGTCTGGATTCAGTGTGCACTTCTGAGGGCAGGGACAGCGCCGGGAGATAGAGACACACTCGCGACCCAAGGCTCCTAGGCTGCCTGCGTGTAACATGGCTGTGCCTGAACACCTCAGTTCAAAGGCCCTGGTGgcctaagaaaaaagaagtccCCAGGCAGAGGGGTCACCTCTGCCCCTTCCTCCTGGCCGCAGGCTGTGGCAAGATGGGCACCAACTCCTCCCTGGTGACTGAGTTTGTACTGGTGGGCTTCTCGCGCCTGGCCCACCTGCAgggcctcctcttctccctcttcttagtCGTCTACTTGCTCACGGTGGCAGGCAACCTCCTCATTGTGGCGCTGGTCTCCGCAGACGCTGCGCTGCAGtcccccatgtacttcttcctccgCCTCCTCTCAGCGCTGGAGATCTGCTACACGTCGGTCACAGTGCCCTTGCTGCTGCACCACCTGCTCACAGGCCGGCGCCACATCCCGCGTTCCGGCTGCGCTCTACAgatgttctttttcctcttcttcggTGCCACCGAGTGCTGCCTGCTGGCTgccatggcctatgaccgctacgCCGCCATCTGCGAGCCCCTGCGCTACCAGGTGCTGCTCAGCCGGCGGGTGTGTGTGCAGCTCGCGGGCGCAGCGTGGGCCTGCGGGGCCCTCGTGGGGCTGGGTCAcacctccttcatcttctccttgcccTTCTGTGGCCCCAACGCTGTCCCTCACTTCTTCTGCGAGATCCAGCCGGTGCTGCAGTTGGTGTGTGGAGACACGTCGCTCAATGAGCTGCAGATAATCCTGGCTGCCGCCCTTATCATCTTGTGTCCCTTTGGCCTCATCCTTAGCTCCTATGGTCGGATCCTGGCCACCATCTTCCGCATCCCATCGGCTGCCGGTCGCCGCAAGGCCTTCTCCACCTGTTCCTCTCACCTGGTAGTGGTGTCGCTCTTCTATGGTACTGCCATCTTTATCTATATCCGCCCTAAGGCCAGCTACGACCCAGCCACGGACCCGCTGCTGTCCCTCTTCTATGCTGTGATCACCCCCATCCTTAACCCTGTCATCTACAGCCTGAGGAATGCAGATGTCAAGGCTGCCCTAAAAAGAAGCATCCAGAAAATGGGGCCCTCGGAGATTTGAAAGGAAGTGGGAGATGACTCCCAAGCAGAACCCCAGGTTTCAAATTACCAGGAATCAAAGGAGAGGAGACTTGGACTAACCTTTAAAGACACTGATTCTCTCCGCTCTGTTTTACCTTCTGTTGCAACGGGTTGATTTTACAAAAACAAGTTGGCCCAGCActggtgactcatgcctttaataccagcgctctctcgaaaaaccaaaaccataccaaacaaagtaAAAGGGAATCGAAAAAGGATCGTGGAGGTTATATCTTATGCACATTGATACAGCACAATGATTGAAAGAATTGACGTCGAAACACTTGAATTCAAATATGTAGTTTGTGTTGGGTTTTCTAAGACAAAGTCTAGCAGAGCCTGGCAGGTCTCAAACACAGTATGGAGCCTaaccctggctctgcctcccaaatgctgagattgtagctgtgtgccaccacacctggcttgaatTCGAATCCTAATTTTTCTAATTAGCTATGTGATCACAAACAAATGATATAATCTCTCTGCACTTCAATCTCTTCATCCATAAGCTGAGATTACACGGGAGTCAGTTTCTCTGGAAGCTTTGTGAGGACCCATGCCACCTGGTCATctctacaaatatttttaacACTGAGTCAGGTTTGCACAGAAAGTAACGTCCATTCCACAGTGTGTGCCTTTGCTGGGGAAAGAAGGATATTTTTGTCACTGAGGTTAGTCCTTAGGAAACTCACAGGGAGGTAGAGAAAGATGTCATACAAGGCTGCAGGCAAGTGTGCCCCATCAGTAGGACAAGCCAAAAACATCCAGGACACTGAAGATGAATATAACAGCAATGCAGCACAAGAGCCCATGGAGAACAGAGCAAATTAATGAGAAGTTCTGGTGATGCAATTCCCCAGCCCCatgcctgggaggctgaggcagggggactaCTGCAAGTTCCTGGCTAGAGAGTAAAATCCTCTCTCAAGAAATAAGCGTCTCCCAGAGGACCAAGATGATACATTAAGAACTGACTAATAATTAAAATTCCTGAAGGATGGTGAGAGGGGGAGTAATCAGAATGCATTATATAcaggaatgaaattctcaaacaattaatttaattttaaaagaagaaaaaatgtaaaataaaatccaCGTTTTTCACTATTTCCAACACTGAAAACTTTGCCAGCACTTATTCATCATCTTCTATGCTCTTGGGGCTCTGCTTGACACTGTGGTCAAACTGACTAAATGCAGGGTGGCGACTCTGTCCAGACAGTCCCTGTCTGGAGAGAAGGTGCGGAACCTAGGAAGCTGTTCTCAGACAACACAAACTTGGGGAGTACCCGGACCTTTGCAGTGGGGATGCTGGCTCAGCGGGAAAGTGCTTGCCTAGTGAGcctgaggccctgggctcagtccccagaACTAAAGGAAAAATACGCAAAGATGATTACTCTGCCAGCTCCCAGGAAGATGGCACGACCTTCCCCACTTTACCAGTGAGTGAAACCTGCATACTTTTGGTATCTCATAACCATCATGATGTCAACAGAAAGGAAAGTCATACCTGAAGGATTTGCAGCACTGCCTTTCCTCTGATCACTGGGATTCTCACACTCAGGGGTGAGGCTGGTGGCAAAACTGAACACTTAAAATGCACCATATCCATCTCCTGGTTACCTCCAACTCCACTTCCTTCAGAGGGCTCTCCAGTTAACGGGTGCTTTGCCATGTCGCCATTAGTTTCCATTGGAGAAGATCATAGAGGCAGCTTTATGAGACTCACATCTTCATGGTAGGAACAGCAGTACTGTTCTTGCCCTGACAGCAatgcctttttctcttttctttttccctttatttttttttttttttaggcagggtcttGCTGTACAGCTAAGGATGGCCTTTCACTTACAAGctctttagtgctgggattaaaggaaaagCCACTACATCCTGCTAGCAACTTTTTTCatcattaatatataataaattgcatatatttaaatgtgttgTCTGACAAGTGTTGATGTATGTAGACGCCGTGAAACTATCGGCGCAACCCTCAATGTACACATCCCCCAGCGGTTTCCCCATGCCCTGCTGCAGTATTTCCCTTCTGCCCCTCCCTACAGTTACAAACAACCATTCAGCTGCACTTCATTATTACAGATCAGTTTGCCTTTCTAGATTCTCATGTGAGCGGACTTCTTGGTCTCACTGTTTCAATTCAATATAATTGTTTTGAGATTCATCCATGTGATGGTGTATGACATATTCATTTCTGAATAGTGTCCCATCATGTAAGACCTTAGTTCATGCCTCCACCTGCTGATAAAAGTGTGGGTCTGTACAGTTCTTTACTTTTACAGATGAAGTATTTGTGAAAAGTTGTGACTATGTGTGTGTTCATTGCCCTCAATGTATATagttgcacacacacagatgtacagTAGACACATCACATGAAGACAGGAGTTGTTTTTGGTTGGAGAAAGCCCTGGCTTGTGGGCTAAGActggggactgaagagatggctcatcaaGTGATGGCATTTGTcaccaagcatgaggacctaattTTAATCCCCAGAAACTAcaagatagaaggaaaaaaacaactcCCACAGGATGTCCTCTCACTTcaacacatgtgttatggttCATGAGCACATGTATGCCCACCATAAaagcacacacaataaataattttcaaagttaGGACTGAAGACTTGGAGCCGGGTACAATGACTCACAGTCTCAGCAGGAGGATTGCCTCTGATCCCAGAATAGCTTAAGCTGTATAAACCTGTCTCTGAGAAAActgaattaattataataaattataatagcCTAGGACTGAAGCCCTAGGCTATGAGCTCCACTGCTACAAAATCCCCAGTGACCTGAGCAAACACCACATGTCACCACGATAAGCAGAAGTCTGAATTAAATGTTCTGTGCTGGGTTAAAGGACTTTAACAAGCTTTGCGCTTGTCTTCCTGGGGATCCTCTGCTTCCTGTACCTGAATTTCTTACAAAGACAAAATCAGAGAGGACGGCCTCTTCTCCAGCTGCCAAAGGACCTTGAGCCAAATTTAAGAATGTCCACTTGATTCTATGGTAAACATACTAGGTAACAACGTTACAAATTCATTAATTCTGAGTCTAGACAGGAAATAAGGTTAGGAGAAAGATTTATGTTTTCTATGTTCACATACACTTCCATCAGACAATAGATGTCCGCAAGTTAAGACACAGAAAGAAGCTTTCTTACAGCAATCAAGGTCCACcagaattaagaaaacaaaacatcagatGATGCCTCTTTCCCGAGTGCAGCATGTGCCGTACCACCCCTCCTCTCTCATGTCTGTGAGCTGCACCTAAGCATCCAGCCTCCAATCTGGAAATTCCTCTGAGGCAAAATCTTAGGATGCCTGGCTATGCCCACCCCCAGAAAATGTCTCTCCTCGGCATGGGTGATGTTAGAGTGCAGCCTCCTGAAACAGTAGGTCTACAAGTTGCTCAAGCCATTAGCTTAGAGGAAAAGATCTGGAAAAAAACACAAGACAGTGatcacagaaaaaataaaaattgaatatcTAGAGGTGCAATGGAAGCAGAAAGGGTATTTGCAAAGTTATAACTGAGCCAAGTCCAGCTCTGTCCATGCCCCCACTTACCCAGTGAATAAGAGAACTTGAAAGGAGAAGCCTCATCTCCTTTCATTTTTTCCCAAGGCTGTTTTGAGCTACCCCAATGCCCTATtagggagatagatagacagtTTGAATAATTGCCCTGCGCTGAGCAGGACACCTCTTCAACAGTTTGCACACACTCCAACTCACTTTTTATCTATAGGAGGTGAGAGCCTGTGGTAATGGAATAATAGCTCAGAACCTGTCAGGGCAGCAGCAACATCAGCACCGGAGAACTTACACATGCAAAAGCTTGTCGTGTGGATGAAGGTACAAACCAGATAAAACTCTGAGGGTTACTGCCCTAAGCTTCAGGAGCTCAAGAGAGTATTTCTATGCTTAAGATGTGAGCGCCCTCCAGAACCACAAAAGCTGTTGTTGCACTATTTAGCCACATGGTGGCAGCATGCGTCTACTCGCCTGATGTCCGCAGGCGATGTATGGTTAGTACTGAGAAAGGACGGGCGACTCTCGAAAATTGAAGCAAAAGCTTTTGTAAACAGTAACTTTAAATACATTCCAAAGACTTCGCAATCAAGTGAAGTTGGTCCAAATACGTCAGCTGGAGGAAAGACGCTCTCCACCAACCATGTTTAACAATGGCTCCTCCAGTGGCTAAGCAGGTAAGTCACCGCATTTGGGAACAAACACTACAGAAGCCCATGGGACCATGGGAAAAACTGCATTCCCAGGAAGACTGACTCCAGGTGAAAGACCAACAGACTGGCCGCTCACTTGGGGCTTGTCACCCCCGACACTCCCACCACTGAAACTCCTTAAGCTTTGCCGAGGAAGGCCCTTCCGGTTCTCCATCATCACTCTTTCCTGCGTCTTGTCTGCCTAGGTCCCACAAAAGACAGGAAATGCTTCTTGTTTTAAGTTTCTGATCACCCAGAT encodes the following:
- the LOC110563043 gene encoding olfactory receptor 10C1; its protein translation is MGTNSSLVTEFVLVGFSRLAHLQGLLFSLFLVVYLLTVAGNLLIVALVSADAALQSPMYFFLRLLSALEICYTSVTVPLLLHHLLTGRRHIPRSGCALQMFFFLFFGATECCLLAAMAYDRYAAICEPLRYQVLLSRRVCVQLAGAAWACGALVGLGHTSFIFSLPFCGPNAVPHFFCEIQPVLQLVCGDTSLNELQIILAAALIILCPFGLILSSYGRILATIFRIPSAAGRRKAFSTCSSHLVVVSLFYGTAIFIYIRPKASYDPATDPLLSLFYAVITPILNPVIYSLRNADVKAALKRSIQKMGPSEI